The following coding sequences lie in one Candidatus Nitrospira allomarina genomic window:
- a CDS encoding HIT family protein, which translates to MTDPSCKICVGAWPFKDHFLVDCGLTRAFVFEDQFFSGWTVLVLKDHASELFDLSEVARGMLMEEVTHVAQILRQVFDAKKINYELLGNQVPHIHWHLIPRLKTDPDPLKPVWCVPHEPVRLSAEQLAERVHLLRSVLCIDPNQPL; encoded by the coding sequence GTGACTGACCCATCTTGTAAGATATGTGTTGGAGCATGGCCGTTCAAGGATCATTTTCTTGTCGATTGTGGCCTGACCAGAGCGTTTGTGTTTGAGGACCAGTTTTTTTCGGGCTGGACCGTATTGGTGTTGAAAGACCATGCTTCCGAACTGTTTGATTTATCCGAAGTTGCGCGCGGGATGTTGATGGAGGAAGTCACCCACGTGGCGCAGATACTGAGACAGGTATTTGATGCCAAGAAGATCAACTATGAACTGCTCGGGAATCAGGTGCCTCACATTCACTGGCATCTGATTCCAAGGCTCAAGACCGATCCCGATCCGTTGAAACCGGTGTGGTGTGTGCCGCATGAGCCTGTCCGGCTTTCCGCTGAACAGCTGGCCGAACGGGTCCACCTTCTTCGATCGGTTTTGTGCATCGATCCCAATCAACCCCTCTAG
- a CDS encoding glycerophosphodiester phosphodiesterase encodes MTQERDHIRMPLRIGHRGASGHAPENTLAALELAIKYGVDMVEFDIRRSGDGALVLLHDDSVDRTTNGEGKIEELSRSVLRELDVGGDERVPLLEEALVCLSGRAGAMIELKVKGIAADVCAKVEATDFHGTVIYASFFHEELLTVRRLMGDALTLALIEDAPIHSTAFAIEAQATHAGLALNVVTPALVQALQAKDIKVFVYTIDEPEEIARMKGLGVDGIISNFPDRI; translated from the coding sequence ATGACCCAAGAAAGGGATCACATTCGAATGCCTCTTCGGATCGGACATCGAGGTGCGTCGGGCCATGCGCCTGAGAATACGCTGGCTGCTCTGGAGCTCGCGATCAAATATGGTGTCGATATGGTCGAGTTTGATATCCGGCGATCGGGAGATGGAGCCCTGGTGCTCCTTCATGATGATTCGGTTGACCGGACGACAAACGGGGAGGGAAAAATTGAGGAGTTATCGCGAAGCGTACTTCGGGAATTGGATGTGGGAGGGGACGAGAGGGTTCCTCTTCTGGAAGAAGCCCTCGTCTGTCTCAGTGGACGGGCCGGTGCCATGATTGAGCTGAAAGTGAAGGGAATCGCCGCGGATGTTTGTGCGAAAGTGGAGGCAACTGACTTTCATGGGACAGTGATTTATGCCTCGTTTTTTCATGAGGAATTGCTGACGGTGAGAAGATTAATGGGAGATGCTCTCACGTTGGCGCTAATCGAGGACGCGCCCATACATTCAACGGCCTTTGCCATCGAAGCTCAAGCAACTCATGCGGGATTGGCGTTGAATGTTGTGACGCCTGCGCTGGTGCAGGCGCTTCAGGCGAAAGATATCAAGGTGTTTGTCTATACAATTGACGAGCCTGAGGAAATTGCACGGATGAAGGGATTGGGGGTTGATGGAATTATTTCTAACTTTCCCGACCGGATCTAG
- a CDS encoding Spy/CpxP family protein refolding chaperone, whose protein sequence is MKHSLEHQITQAGQQPWLCRLMIAGLFSSALIFGAGAAWADGDGHGYGHDPKSMLEKLTQKLSLTQEQQDKILPIIEEKHQKMEGLHQQMKEMRQQAMGKIEAELTPEQQAKWKEMQEERQEKMKEYKEKHGKDCDKKGKHGKGEKHD, encoded by the coding sequence ATGAAGCATTCACTCGAACACCAGATTACCCAAGCCGGTCAACAACCATGGCTGTGCCGACTAATGATCGCCGGATTGTTCAGCAGCGCGTTGATTTTTGGTGCCGGAGCAGCCTGGGCAGATGGAGACGGGCATGGTTACGGACATGATCCAAAATCCATGCTGGAGAAACTCACGCAGAAGCTGTCGCTCACGCAGGAGCAACAGGACAAAATCCTTCCCATCATTGAGGAAAAGCACCAGAAGATGGAAGGGCTTCACCAACAAATGAAAGAGATGCGCCAACAGGCCATGGGAAAAATTGAGGCCGAACTGACGCCGGAACAACAAGCGAAATGGAAAGAAATGCAAGAAGAACGGCAGGAAAAGATGAAGGAATACAAAGAAAAGCATGGCAAGGATTGTGACAAAAAAGGCAAGCACGGCAAGGGCGAAAAGCACGATTAA
- a CDS encoding dioxygenase family protein, which produces MIIEPHNLSRRTLLKRGMGLFGLLAGGFISSSSLAEILKEPTPRQSLGPFFPDEGDPIDAIRENHGIGIPISQANDQDLTFVKGRRGKAKGQVIYLRGKVLSAKTGKAIPRTAIIMWSASASGRYNHKEDDSMLKFPHPTTGEIIHRTYDGYFQYWGRAVTNEQGDYWFKTIVPGFYPIDLEAGLYRPSHLHFQLFPPEHPKLVTQLYFRGDQIPNNELNQKLLPMDVVILDAGLTTIDLERVIVDYAPDASGEVSDGLIGHYDFLVPD; this is translated from the coding sequence ATGATAATAGAACCTCATAACTTGTCTAGAAGAACCCTGTTAAAGCGGGGTATGGGCCTCTTCGGCTTGTTAGCTGGAGGCTTTATTAGCTCATCCAGCCTTGCAGAAATTCTCAAGGAACCAACTCCACGTCAATCCCTGGGGCCATTTTTCCCCGACGAGGGAGACCCGATAGATGCCATTCGCGAAAATCACGGGATCGGCATTCCCATAAGTCAGGCGAACGATCAGGATCTCACGTTTGTCAAAGGCCGCAGGGGAAAAGCCAAGGGACAGGTCATCTATCTGAGAGGAAAAGTCCTGAGCGCAAAAACCGGAAAGGCGATTCCTCGCACTGCGATCATCATGTGGAGTGCTTCAGCCTCCGGCCGGTATAACCACAAAGAGGATGACAGTATGTTGAAATTTCCCCATCCCACGACCGGAGAAATCATTCACCGCACCTACGACGGATATTTTCAATACTGGGGACGAGCAGTCACCAATGAGCAGGGAGACTATTGGTTCAAAACCATTGTTCCCGGCTTTTACCCCATTGACCTGGAAGCCGGACTGTACCGCCCTTCCCACCTGCACTTTCAACTGTTCCCTCCAGAGCATCCGAAACTGGTCACACAGCTCTATTTCCGGGGCGACCAAATCCCCAATAATGAACTGAACCAGAAATTACTGCCAATGGATGTGGTCATTCTGGATGCCGGGCTCACCACAATCGATTTAGAAAGGGTAATTGTGGACTATGCACCGGATGCATCGGGAGAGGTATCAGATGGCTTGATCGGTCACTACGATTTTCTGGTGCCAGACTAG